TTTGGTGCGCTGGCTCATCATTGGCGTGTCGCTGACGTTTCTTTTTATTTTCCTGGTGTTGCCGCTGGTCACCGTGTTCGTACAGGCCTTCGCGCGCGGCATCGGCCCTTACTTCGATGCACTGACCGACCCCGACGCCGTGTCGGCGATCCAGTTGACGATTCTGGTCGCCTCCATTTCCGTCGTGCTGAATTTGATATTCGGTCTCGTTGCCGCTTGGGCGATCGCGAAGTTTGAATTTCCCGGCAAAAGCCTTTTGATCACGCTGATCGATCTGCCGTTCTCGGTGAGTCCGGTCATCTCCGGTCTGGTTTTCGTGCTGCTGTTCGGCGCGCAGGGCTTCTTCGGCGCGTGGTTGATCGAGCATGACGTCAAGATCATCTTCGCCTTGCCTGGTATTGTGCTGGCGACGCTGCTGGTGACATTCCCGTTCGTTGCGCGAGAACTGATCCCGCTGATGCAGGAGCAGGGCACGCAGGAGGAAGAGGCCGCGATCTCGCTCGGCGCCTCCGGCCTGCAGACCTTCTTCCGCGTGACGTTGCCGAATGTGAAATGGGCGCTGC
The genomic region above belongs to Pseudorhodoplanes sinuspersici and contains:
- the cysW gene encoding sulfate ABC transporter permease subunit CysW, which encodes MAGPATGFADRTRSNGATRPRPARSESFLVRWLIIGVSLTFLFIFLVLPLVTVFVQAFARGIGPYFDALTDPDAVSAIQLTILVASISVVLNLIFGLVAAWAIAKFEFPGKSLLITLIDLPFSVSPVISGLVFVLLFGAQGFFGAWLIEHDVKIIFALPGIVLATLLVTFPFVARELIPLMQEQGTQEEEAAISLGASGLQTFFRVTLPNVKWALLYGVLLCNARAMGEFGAVAVVSGHIRGETNTMPLHIEILYNEYQFMASFAVASLLALLALVTLIAKVVLERFAISER